The DNA window TATCAGTTCACAGTGTTTCAAACGCAGCACCTTCCGCACTGGCGTCGTCAACCTGGATGAAAAAGGGACGCGAAACCGGCCTTCCCATTCCACGATTCGTATCACTGAAGACCACCCGGGCGCGTATGCGGATCGGGCCAGCGTTCGAATACGCCGTCAAATGGCTTTACCAAGCACCCGGCTTGCCACTGGAGATCACCGAAGAATATGGAAACTGGCGACAGGTTCGCGACAGCGATGGCGTCTCCGGTTGGATGCACCGGTCGCTGCTCTCCAGCAATCGCACGGCCGTCATCGGTCCGTGGCTCAAAGAGACGACAGCACTGAGAGCACAAGCACGGCAGAACAGTTTCGCAAAAGCCGAACTCGAATCCCGAGTGCGCGTTCAGATCCTTTCATGCACGCTTTCGTGGTGCAACGTGGCCCTGAACAAGGATCATATTAGCGGCTTCGTCGAGAAGTCCGCTCTCTGGGGTGTTTACCCTCAGGAGGTCGTGAATTGAATGCATTCGAGTAAGAAGGGCAGAGCGACGACTAAAAGCCCGTGCTGATCAATGGCGTGGGCCAGCAACGTTCATGCTCTTCGCCGCTATCGATGGGGAGCCGACGGCACGCCAATGTCGTCCGCTGCAATGGCAGTCCACTCGCGAGCCTAGCCAGTCGGGTACAAATGTTTGCGACGTCCGCCGCCTTGTAGTCGGTGCGCGCTTTTGCTCCTAGCGAAGCGCTCTCGACAGCTTCCCTCTTAGGAATGTCATCTCCTCTTGGACGATTGTATCATCGGCGCCCAAGGCGGCTCGCCAGACCCGATTGCCGAAAGAAACCAAAAGCCTCCGGAGACCGTCGCTCTCTTCCGGCCTAGTCTCCATCGTGACGGAAATCAACTGCAGCTTTCGATATCTGCGATAGTCCGAAATCGAAAGGCCGAATCGTTCTGCAACGACGGCGTCGTTCAAAATCGGTTCGCTGTAAGACACGCTTATACCCTCTTCCTTCCTCAAGGATTCTGATCCGTGATGAAAATCGCCTACTAAAATCAGCTGTGAAGTCGGCGGCTATTACGCACTCCCACCAACACGGAAACAGCCCGGATGGCGCCTTCGGATTACGACATTTTCGATTTAGCCTCAGACAAGGATTGGGTGGGTTTCAATTCATTCCAATCATCGACCGTGCCAACGACGCCGCTGACGAAAACATCGCCGCCCTTATTGATCAACGCGCCTCGAACGACCCCGTGCACAACTGCGACGGCTCCGGGTTCAACGACCAAATCGTGATCGACGACACCAAGAAGTTCGAAACTGTGGCCACGACGGACGGTGACGGTGCCGGCAATTGTGCCAAAGAAACGAACATCCCGCTCAAAGGCTATTGAGCCGTCTATCTTGATGTCCAGATCCACCATTTCAGTTCCTTTCGTCAATGAGGAAGCTCGATACCACCGGTCACGGCCTTTGCGCCCGAAAACCGTGCTTATGATCTAGGTCCGCGATCACAGACACTCACCGACTCATCCTTCAATGCACGGGCTTCAGACGTCCCTTGGCAAAAATTCGATAATGACAGCGAGTGACTTCAACTCGATCGCGGACCTCCTCCCAACTTAATGCACTATATATCACGGCATGATATAAATAAAGAAGAAAATTTTGTGAATCAGGTTTGCAGGCTTCGAACCCTGGCGCGCGATAGTCTCTCGTGCTTTGCGGCAACCGGTCGATAACGCCGTTGCGCATGGATGACCACGGTCGCGAAGGAATGTCGCAGCACAAGATCCCCCATCCTGGCTCTCTCCGGCTTCGGGAGCTGCGAGTTGAAAGATGCGCTGGATATGATCTCTGCGATTCGAAGGCACGGCTAACTCGCTTGCCAGACCACCCAATCGAGGAACGCCGAGAACGCTGGCGGCGGATGATGAATCATCGCTTGAGTATGATGTATCTCACTGGTGCGATGACTCAGGGAAATTTGGCAATGGGTGCGCGTCAGAGCAGCCATTGGCGGGACCTCTGTCATGCTCTTAGACGGCGTTTCGATAAATCGACGGGAACCCGGGACTTTGGCAATGCGTTAAGCCAGATCGGATTCAGCAATGGGTCGGTCGGTGCCAGAAAAAATATTCCTCTGCAGTTTGCCAGCGATATTTTGTCTTCTACTTGCCGCCGATGCAGCGCCGGGACCAGTTGCGAATACAGAGTCCAAGCTCGATGCCACTCGCCAAGTCGACAATGTCAACGTCGGCAAGCCTGTTTATATCACCGACGTGTCCGGAAAACGCGTCCGGCTTGTCGGTCCCCGCTTTTATCCTGATCCAGCACGCCGCCTACCCCTTCGCGGCCGATCGTCGACCCTGCAGGCCTTTGCTGCCGAGCGGCACTGAGGAACTGTCAGAACGTTTGGTAATGCTGCGCTAGCAAGGTCGCTGTGATTGGTTCAGAAAAACAGCTTTCATTAAGATATCGGTAACCTCGAGCTTTTTGAATGTTTGGATATGCCGCCGGCCTATGAAAGGCCAGCACCTCTCAACATTGTCATCGGGGAATTTAGCTAATGAAGCGATTGATGTTCGCCCTTATTCTCACCCATTTAACGATGGGTACAGCCAATGCTCAGCCGGTTATGCTCAAGCAATTCGGCGACTGGGGCGCCTACTCATATCGAGACGGTACAAAGACCCTCTGCTACATTTTGACCACGCCGGTGACGTCGGAGCCCCCCAATGTCGATCACGGCAAAAATTATTTCATTGTCGGTCCCGGCCCTGATCCTCTGATCAAATATGAGCCGCAGGCACAAATGGGCTACCAATTGAAAGACGATTCAAGGATCAAACTCGACATCGGAGATAAAACCTTTTGGCTGTTCAGCAGGGGAAATCGCGCCTGGATGCAAAATGAAACTCGCGAGCCGGAACTGGTCGATGCGATGCGAGCAGGCAGTGACATGGTTTTGAGTGCAACGTCCAAGCGTGGGACAGCAACGCGATACAGCTTTTCTCTCAGCGGCGTCACCGCAGCATTGAAGCGTATCGCCAAATGTCAGTAAGCTAGTTGCTATGCTCCCATGCTACGGCCAGGCCAGGGTCGTCAGGTGTTGTTTGATTGCGATTACGGGGCGTTGCGGACGAAGGCCATCCCTGCCAAGTGCGGCGTCGGCGACTGGCATGCCGCCGCCGCTTGCAGCTTTTGCATACAGTGGTGAGCTTTTACAGCGTATCAGTGGTTGCGTGGCATTCGCTTCATCGTCGTTCGCAGGACGTCTCGTTGTCGGGGGAGCCGGCGGGCCAAGCGAAACAAACCATTCCTCTGCTGCGAGACCAATATATCGTATTTTTTGAAGCAGCGTTCGGAGTCGGCCTGACCCGGCATTCCCTCTGAGGAGGTCTGTAGCAAGCAGAGGAGAATGCGGGGCCACTACTCCTCGACCAATGTCACTATTTGTCTTTCGTTTAAGATATGACTCGCCACCGCCAACGGGCCGAAATGGCGCATCATCGACACAAGCAAGCAGCAAACTGCCAAAGTGGCACACAAGGAAAATAGGAGTATTTTGAAGCTTCGGTTGAGTAGCCGAGACCTGTGTCTCAAGCCCGAGATATCGTCCATCAAGTGCCGTCCCCCAATCGCCCGTTGCTCAAAGATATGCCGGGAAGATCGAGTTTTTGCAACTCGAATTAAATGGGTTCAATTTAGGAGCCCACTCCCGGGTATCGCGGGCGAATGAAGGCGCCAAGCAATCAGGGAGAAATAAAGGCCGTCGAAAGACTTGAATAAAAGCCCTTAAGGACGCCGATTTCGATCGCGCGGATTGGCCTGTGGTCGCAATAGTCTCGCGGTACGATTGCGCCAGCAAAGCAGACGCTCTCATTTGACTGGGCTGGCGCCGAGCGATTGTGAGACTTTGTCGGTTGCAGAAGGCATTACATTCACAATCAGTTGTCCAACAGATGCCGCTTTTTATTGGCAAAGATCCGCAGTGGTCGCGAGCGCATTGCAATACGACCCCCGCTAAGCGCTCGCGAACCTCCTCCTTTGTAGACGAGACGAGATATATCATGTTATGATGAAAACCGAGGATTCGAACATGTCAGCAATCAGGAGTGTCGCGGTTACCGACGAGGGCTCCCAACTTCCACAAGGAGTTTTCGAAAGCCTTGCCGGCATTAGGCTTGCCATGCGCCGCTTCCTGGCTTTTAGCGAAGCGCTGCTTTCGCAATGGGATGTGACCTCCCAGCAATACCAAGCAATGCTGGCGATAAAGGCTAGCGCCTCTGGCCAGATGATGGTCCGTGAGCTTGCCGACATCTTGCTCCTGCAGCATCACGGCGCGGTTCAGCTTGCAGACAGACTAGCAGCCGCGGGACTGGTAGTGCGCGTCCCGTCGTCGGAAGATAAACGCAGTGTGCTGATCGCCCTGACATCCGCTGGAGACGAACTTCTTACCTCCTTGGCAAAGGTCCATATGCACGGGATGCTCGCCAACGAACCCCTTCTGGTCGAATCGCTGGCGCGTCTCGGTCGACTTGCGGAGCTTGGCTCGGGACTTGTTTAGTTCAAGGGCCGCAATGGCGATCTAGATCGAGGAACTCTTCTTGAGGTCACGCCGTTCCGGGTTTGACGTTGCGAGTGGAGGACCAATCCGTTGGACCATCTTCGTCATGGCGAACGAACACCGGAGAACGAGGCGAAGGCTATGTCCGCATTTGGGACGGTGCTTCCGCGATGGACAGCCATTGGCCTCTTCATCTATGCATCCATACTTTTTCTCAGCTTTGCCAGAGAATTCCTCGTCCCGATCGTGCTCTCCTTTCTGCTTGCCCTGGTTTTTAGCCCGATCAGACGCTTTCTCGATGAAAGGGGTGTGCCGTCGGTTGCCACATCCCTGATCATCGTCGGGGCGCTGATAGCGGCGCTTGCCATCATTCTAGGTGCAATCATCGTGCCGGTGAGCGGCTATGTCGAAAGTTTGCCCAGGATAGAGCAAGCCATTCAGGAAAAGCTTGCAGGGATGTCGCAGGCGCTATCAGGACTGTTCGAGGCCAGCAGACGACTGACAGACTTTTTGAGGAGCCATGCCGCAAATGTTCAGCAGGTCGAGCTGCGTGGAAACGGACTGATCACCAGCGCTGCGCTTTTCGTTCCGGCGCTGATCGCGCAGACGCTATTTACGCTGGTTTTGTTGTTGTTTCTTCTGGCGTCGGGAGACATTCTTCACGAGAGACTGGTTGAAATCTTGCCAACGGTGCAAGACAAAAACCGGGCCGTCGAGATTTCGCACGATATCGAGCGTAAACTTTCGCGTTACCTGTTGACCATCACGACAATCAATGTGTGTCTCGGTGGCGTTATCGCGGCTCTCCTTTGGCTGAGCGGGATGCCTAACCCGTTGCTGTTTGGAGTGCTCGCGTTCATATGCAATTTCGTTCCTTATCTTGGACCTCTGGTAAGCATGACGGCCGCCTGCGCCGTCGCCCTGATTTCATCGAGCGGCGTTGGGTTTGCGGTCGCGATCGCATCGCTTTATCTCTTGGTCATGACGATCGAAGGCCAGATCATAACACCCTACTTTATCGGCAGGCGACTGCGGTTGAATACGGTGGTGGTTTTCGTAGCAATTTCTTTCTGGGCTTGGCTGTGGTCCATTGTCGGCATGCTGGTGGCGGTACCGCTCCTAGTCACGGTTAGCGTTTTTTGTGAGCACGTCGAAAGCCTGCGCGGCCTTGGCAACTTGTTGTCCGCAAGGAATGACCGATAAACGAGCTCGGAGCGCAAACATGGCTGGGGTGGATATCCAGGTGCTATTTGGCCAACTCCGCTGCAAAGAATAACGGCGGGAATTAACACTGATTCCGCCTCACGAAATTTTGAACTTGAGGACCGCTTTCGCAGCCGCTGGAATTCCAGTCGCTGCAGACGCACATTTTCTTGCCGGATCCGCAACCCGTAGCATCGACCAAGGCCGACGATCGCACATCCTTTGCAATAACGCCGGGAACGCACATGGAACAAGCTGGCCACAACCGCCTTTGCTCTTACAAGCTAGAAGGAGGCAACAATGCAATCGACGTGTATTTTTGCGAAGTCGGCAAGGTCGCTCTGCGGATTCGTGTTGGCGCTTTCGGTCCTTGGCATGTCTGGCTCGGCAATGGCGCAGACCAACGAGGTCGCGAAAGACTGCAGGGTCAAGCCCGACACGGAGCGAGCGAAAAACCTGAGTGGCCAGTTGGACGACTGTAATGGCGTCTTAAAGCCGCCGAAGATCGGCGACGAGATCGTTACCCCGGCGCCTTCGACCGGGACTATGCCGGTGATAAAGCCTGGCGATCTTCCGGCGAACAAATCCCACGAAAGCCGGACAACCGGCAAGTGACGCCGTCGCCGGCTCGAGGTGCGGCCGGTTCGCCTTCCCAAGGCAACATGATCATGCCCGAGCGTTCGCTGCGTGGGTCGCAAGCGCAGAAATTCGGACGAAGCCCAAGCATGCCCGGAGCAGGATCCCAACAGTACCAGCGGTTTTGGGTTGCGCTAATCTCTTGATGACTGCCAGCCGGTCTGAACTGACCGAATCCTAAGGCAACGCATAGGCGATGAGAGTATCTCCTACCGGGGTCTCCATGAAATGATGACCGCCAGCCATGATGACGACGTACTGCTTTCCATCGACGGAGTAGGTCATTGGCGTTGCCTGACCTCCGGCCGGGAGACGATCAGTCCAGAGAGTCCTCCCTGTCTTGATGTCAATGGCCCTGATCAGATTGTCGGTGCTTGCGGCGATGAAAACCAATCCACCAGCCGTTACCACGGACCCGCCATTGTTGGGTGTCCCGATCGTGATTGGCAGCATGGATGGAATGCCGAAGGGACCATTGGTTCGGGCTTGTCCCAATGGACGATCCCAAAGTGTCTTTCCGGTTTTTAGGTCGATCGCACGGATGCCGCCGTAAGGTGGCTGCTTGCACAGAAGCCCTGTGACCGGCAGACGCCATCCGGCATTGACGTCGATGGCATAAGGAGCGCCCGCTTGTGGATCGCCGGCGCCTTCGGCACCACCAATCTTGCCGCGTGCCTGATCGCGGGGCGCCCAGCCGAGCTTGTCGGCCTCCGCCCTTGGAACCAGTCGGTTGTAATTCGGCATGTCGTTGTAGTTGGCGATCAACACGCCGAGGCGCGGATCCATTGCGACCCCGCCCCAGTCGGAGCCGCCATTATAGCCGGGATATTCAATGCTGTGACGGTCGCTCGTGGGCGGCGTGAAGAAACCTTCGTAGCTCGCCCGACGGAACTGGATGCGGCAGATCATCTGGTCGATCGGCGACATGCCCCACATCATAGCCTCGGTCAGGTCGGGTTTGCGCAACGTGTGGAAGGTAGAGAAAGGCTGGGTGGGCGCGCGTTGTTCAGGCTCAACACCGCCGCTCGGCACCGGGCGCTCCTCAACCGGTGTCAGCGGCTTGCCGGTGCGGCGGTCGAGCACAAAAATGTCGCCGCGCTTGCTCGGCAAGACAAGTGCAGGGACAGGCCCCTGATCGGCTGGATAATCGACCAACGTCGCCTGCGATCCGAGATCATAGTCCCATACGTCATTGTGAACTGTCTGGAAATGCCACACTGGTTTTCCTGTAGTGACGTCAAGGGCCACGAGTGAGGTCGCGAACTCTTTTTCGGCCGGCGAACGGCTGCCGCTCCAGTAGTCGACAGCCGACACGCCGAGCGGCAAATAGACCAGACCGAGCTGCTCATCGGCTGACGCCGTCGTCCACATGTTGGGAGTGCCGCGCGTATAGGTTTCATGCTCTGGCGGCAGGACGGTGAGATCAGGCCGCGCCATGTCCCATGCCCACCGAATCTCGCCGGAAACCGCGTCATAGCCTTGAATGACACCCGAGGGCGCATCGCGCTTCTGCCCGTCCAGCACTTGATGGCCGACCACGACAATTCCGCGCACGATAGTCGGCGCAGAGGTTATGGAGAACATGCCCGGATCGTGTTCACCAATGCCGGTCGTGGTATCGACGGTGCCCGCTCGGCCGAAGTCGGGGCAAGGTTGTCCGGACTTGGCATCGACGGCGATCAAGCGCGCGTCGAGAGTCCCTTCAAGGAGGCGGTTTGCGCAGAGCTGGGCGGAGTTCACGCCTGGAACGCTATAATAGGCGAGGCCGCGGCAAGCCGCCGTATAGGGAATATTCTCGTCGGGCACTCCGGGATTGTAGCGCCAGTTCTCCTTTCCGGCCCTGGGGTCAAGTGAGATGATAATGTTCTTTGGCGTGCAGAGATAAAGGGAATCTCCCACTTTCAGTGGGGTAGTTTCCGCCCCATAAGTCCCCTTCGCGTGCTCACTCGGCAAATCGCCGGTATGGACGACCCAAGCGCGCTTGAGCTGCCCGACATTGGCCGGCATGATCTGCGCCAGCGGCGAGTAACGCCGAGCGCTGTAGCTGCCGCCGTAAGCTGGCC is part of the Rhizobium leguminosarum bv. trifolii WSM1325 genome and encodes:
- a CDS encoding protein of unknown function DUF1058 (PFAM: protein of unknown function DUF1058~KEGG: hypothetical protein); amino-acid sequence: MLLGKILLKYLLSIAAIVSVHSVSNAAPSALASSTWMKKGRETGLPIPRFVSLKTTRARMRIGPAFEYAVKWLYQAPGLPLEITEEYGNWRQVRDSDGVSGWMHRSLLSSNRTAVIGPWLKETTALRAQARQNSFAKAELESRVRVQILSCTLSWCNVALNKDHISGFVEKSALWGVYPQEVVN
- a CDS encoding conserved hypothetical protein (KEGG: sme:SMa1192 hypothetical protein), with the translated sequence MSYSEPILNDAVVAERFGLSISDYRRYRKLQLISVTMETRPEESDGLRRLLVSFGNRVWRAALGADDTIVQEEMTFLRGKLSRALR
- a CDS encoding hypothetical protein (KEGG: bac:BamMC406_6732 hypothetical protein) produces the protein MVDLDIKIDGSIAFERDVRFFGTIAGTVTVRRGHSFELLGVVDHDLVVEPGAVAVVHGVVRGALINKGGDVFVSGVVGTVDDWNELKPTQSLSEAKSKMS
- a CDS encoding conserved hypothetical protein (KEGG: ret:RHE_CH03931 hypothetical protein), which gives rise to MKRLMFALILTHLTMGTANAQPVMLKQFGDWGAYSYRDGTKTLCYILTTPVTSEPPNVDHGKNYFIVGPGPDPLIKYEPQAQMGYQLKDDSRIKLDIGDKTFWLFSRGNRAWMQNETREPELVDAMRAGSDMVLSATSKRGTATRYSFSLSGVTAALKRIAKCQ
- a CDS encoding transcriptional regulator, MarR family (PFAM: regulatory protein MarR~SMART: regulatory protein MarR~KEGG: bbr:BB2470 hypothetical protein); protein product: MSAIRSVAVTDEGSQLPQGVFESLAGIRLAMRRFLAFSEALLSQWDVTSQQYQAMLAIKASASGQMMVRELADILLLQHHGAVQLADRLAAAGLVVRVPSSEDKRSVLIALTSAGDELLTSLAKVHMHGMLANEPLLVESLARLGRLAELGSGLV
- a CDS encoding protein of unknown function UPF0118 (PFAM: protein of unknown function UPF0118~KEGG: mlo:mlr4869 hypothetical protein), encoding MSAFGTVLPRWTAIGLFIYASILFLSFAREFLVPIVLSFLLALVFSPIRRFLDERGVPSVATSLIIVGALIAALAIILGAIIVPVSGYVESLPRIEQAIQEKLAGMSQALSGLFEASRRLTDFLRSHAANVQQVELRGNGLITSAALFVPALIAQTLFTLVLLLFLLASGDILHERLVEILPTVQDKNRAVEISHDIERKLSRYLLTITTINVCLGGVIAALLWLSGMPNPLLFGVLAFICNFVPYLGPLVSMTAACAVALISSSGVGFAVAIASLYLLVMTIEGQIITPYFIGRRLRLNTVVVFVAISFWAWLWSIVGMLVAVPLLVTVSVFCEHVESLRGLGNLLSARNDR
- a CDS encoding hypothetical protein (KEGG: mlo:msl1788 hypothetical protein) — encoded protein: MQSTCIFAKSARSLCGFVLALSVLGMSGSAMAQTNEVAKDCRVKPDTERAKNLSGQLDDCNGVLKPPKIGDEIVTPAPSTGTMPVIKPGDLPANKSHESRTTGK
- a CDS encoding membrane-bound PQQ-dependent dehydrogenase, glucose/quinate/shikimate family (KEGG: rpt:Rpal_3825 membrane-bound PQQ-dependent dehydrogenase, glucose/quinate/shikimate family~TIGRFAM: membrane-bound PQQ-dependent dehydrogenase, glucose/quinate/shikimate family~PFAM: Pyrrolo-quinoline quinone~SMART: Pyrrolo-quinoline quinone), whose translation is MLQFRYSGRGSIFVFVIALIILLIGLVLAAGGAWLATLGGSWYYVLSGLGLIATGILLATHRRSSVWVYALIVLATVAWAFNEAGLNGWALVPRIVAPLVLLAVLLLTLPFLRPVSSWRAAIFLLAGLTMIAAMGAAGIALLAPRQGANSVPEMAARQMPDPSPLQPGADWPAYGGSYSARRYSPLAQIMPANVGQLKRAWVVHTGDLPSEHAKGTYGAETTPLKVGDSLYLCTPKNIIISLDPRAGKENWRYNPGVPDENIPYTAACRGLAYYSVPGVNSAQLCANRLLEGTLDARLIAVDAKSGQPCPDFGRAGTVDTTTGIGEHDPGMFSITSAPTIVRGIVVVGHQVLDGQKRDAPSGVIQGYDAVSGEIRWAWDMARPDLTVLPPEHETYTRGTPNMWTTASADEQLGLVYLPLGVSAVDYWSGSRSPAEKEFATSLVALDVTTGKPVWHFQTVHNDVWDYDLGSQATLVDYPADQGPVPALVLPSKRGDIFVLDRRTGKPLTPVEERPVPSGGVEPEQRAPTQPFSTFHTLRKPDLTEAMMWGMSPIDQMICRIQFRRASYEGFFTPPTSDRHSIEYPGYNGGSDWGGVAMDPRLGVLIANYNDMPNYNRLVPRAEADKLGWAPRDQARGKIGGAEGAGDPQAGAPYAIDVNAGWRLPVTGLLCKQPPYGGIRAIDLKTGKTLWDRPLGQARTNGPFGIPSMLPITIGTPNNGGSVVTAGGLVFIAASTDNLIRAIDIKTGRTLWTDRLPAGGQATPMTYSVDGKQYVVIMAGGHHFMETPVGDTLIAYALP